A genomic window from Pseudomonadota bacterium includes:
- the glnE gene encoding bifunctional [glutamate--ammonia ligase]-adenylyl-L-tyrosine phosphorylase/[glutamate--ammonia-ligase] adenylyltransferase — protein MDTAEGQLDAQTKAALAALDGVLAQLERQLPLSLADLPNALTALVTRLARGPAARASLLQLRRLAEVGAAGAAWPSTGAALQALAAILSSGPELPALLVRRPERLELLLAEDLYQPWPLARLREDLLRRVVGWASQAESGAGVHEPERVAAAIAAFRNDHYVRLAACEFGLASLEQVGTELANIADVCVEAALAAAIAVQSQRHGPPLLHEGEGSRPCPIAAVAMGKYGAQELNFCSDIDLIFVYGSDDGLAGETALHEFFSAVCREVVALLSHPGDEGPAFRVDLRLRPEGSRGPICNSLSSAERYYETWGGPYDRLAWLKARCAAGDAALGEAMLALMRPFVFPRSLSSDVIEQLQQLRRRIRAELAGQGLVSGWNVKVGSGGIRDVEFFVQALQLVHAGSLPALRERATLRALDKLLFVGLISEGERAALAEAYALYRRIEHRLQLHGGRQTHLLPAEGALREHMIHHLGYEPQRFAEELERRRARVAEIYATLGTVSAPDDELLALVEPGCPREAVGEALQRRGFRRWRWAAEQLDLLKQKPWGPFGQLAPPRLRQLAAALLLELAAAPDPDAALGHLIDFAVRVGPLQGPWLMLAESNEVRRLLCNLFGTSDLLAAMFVSQPERLDELLLADRAQAARAPSALQADLDQRLAGAAEGEEQFGVLERLRDEELLRIGLHDIAGDLSAEEVWSQLSELAELVLRRLYPLVLADLVRRHGWPRDAAGLRGELVVIGLGKLGGREMSYGSDLDLIFIHSGGGQTDGLKPLDNAEVFARVAQRLIRALTTAFVRGSLYRVDTRLRPSGSKGTLVTSLAGFESYHCRAQLWERQVLIKARAVAGDAALGETVERWIADYVYRGDLAPALLRGEIARLRARIEHELAEEDETAYNLKLGRGGLLDVEFVAQYLQLCHGARFAALRTPSTLEALQVIEQQRLLPPAVVGQLIAGYRFLRRVEGRLRIVHGRSAEKLPLRAAEVDLVARRLGYRRQAEVSAGAQLLEAYLQQTLAIRAVYEQVLGSDGRGR, from the coding sequence TTGGACACCGCCGAAGGTCAGCTCGACGCGCAGACCAAAGCTGCGCTCGCGGCGCTTGACGGCGTCCTTGCGCAGCTCGAGCGCCAGCTTCCTCTCTCGCTCGCCGACCTTCCCAACGCGTTGACAGCACTCGTCACGCGACTGGCCAGGGGTCCGGCCGCGCGCGCGTCGCTCCTGCAGCTCAGGCGGCTGGCCGAGGTGGGGGCAGCGGGGGCTGCCTGGCCGAGCACGGGAGCCGCGTTGCAGGCGCTCGCGGCGATTCTCAGCAGTGGTCCCGAGCTTCCTGCCCTCTTGGTGCGCCGTCCCGAGCGCCTCGAGCTCTTGCTGGCGGAAGACCTCTACCAGCCCTGGCCGCTGGCGCGTTTACGCGAGGATCTGCTGCGGCGCGTGGTTGGGTGGGCCTCTCAGGCCGAAAGTGGCGCCGGCGTGCATGAGCCTGAGCGCGTGGCCGCCGCGATCGCCGCCTTCCGCAACGACCACTACGTCCGGCTGGCCGCCTGCGAGTTCGGCTTGGCCTCGCTCGAGCAGGTCGGGACCGAGCTGGCCAACATCGCGGACGTCTGCGTCGAGGCCGCGCTGGCGGCAGCGATCGCCGTGCAGAGCCAGCGCCACGGCCCGCCGCTCTTGCACGAGGGCGAGGGCTCGCGGCCGTGCCCAATCGCCGCCGTGGCGATGGGCAAGTACGGGGCGCAGGAGCTCAATTTCTGTTCCGACATCGACCTGATCTTCGTCTACGGCAGCGACGACGGCCTCGCGGGCGAGACGGCGTTGCACGAGTTCTTCAGTGCGGTATGCCGCGAGGTCGTCGCGCTGCTCTCGCATCCTGGCGACGAAGGGCCGGCCTTTCGCGTCGATCTGAGGCTGCGCCCGGAGGGTAGCCGCGGTCCGATCTGCAACTCGCTGAGCAGCGCTGAGCGCTACTACGAGACCTGGGGCGGGCCCTACGACCGCCTGGCCTGGCTCAAGGCGCGCTGCGCCGCGGGCGACGCCGCGCTCGGCGAGGCGATGCTGGCGCTGATGCGGCCCTTCGTCTTTCCGCGCAGTCTGAGCAGCGACGTGATCGAGCAGCTCCAGCAGCTCAGGCGGCGCATTCGCGCCGAGCTGGCGGGCCAGGGTCTCGTCAGCGGCTGGAACGTCAAGGTCGGCAGCGGCGGCATACGCGACGTCGAGTTCTTCGTCCAGGCGCTGCAACTGGTCCACGCAGGTAGCCTACCGGCGCTGCGCGAGCGCGCGACCCTGCGAGCGCTCGACAAGCTGCTCTTCGTCGGGCTGATCAGCGAAGGCGAGCGGGCGGCGCTGGCCGAGGCCTATGCGCTCTATCGCCGCATCGAGCACCGGCTGCAGCTCCACGGTGGCCGCCAGACGCACCTGCTCCCCGCGGAGGGCGCGCTGCGCGAGCACATGATTCACCATCTGGGCTACGAGCCGCAGCGCTTCGCCGAGGAGCTCGAACGCCGGCGCGCGCGCGTGGCGGAGATTTACGCCACGCTCGGCACGGTCAGCGCTCCTGACGATGAGCTGTTGGCGCTCGTCGAGCCCGGTTGCCCGCGCGAGGCTGTGGGCGAGGCGCTGCAGCGGCGGGGCTTTCGCCGCTGGCGCTGGGCCGCCGAGCAGCTCGATTTGCTCAAGCAGAAGCCGTGGGGCCCCTTTGGCCAGCTCGCCCCGCCCCGGCTACGGCAACTTGCGGCGGCCTTGCTGCTCGAGCTGGCGGCGGCCCCCGATCCCGACGCCGCGCTGGGCCACCTGATCGACTTCGCCGTGAGGGTTGGCCCGCTGCAGGGCCCGTGGCTGATGCTGGCCGAGAGCAACGAGGTGCGGCGCTTGCTCTGCAACCTCTTCGGCACCTCCGATCTGCTGGCCGCGATGTTCGTTAGTCAGCCCGAGCGCCTCGACGAGCTCCTGCTGGCCGACCGCGCCCAGGCCGCGCGCGCTCCGTCGGCGCTGCAGGCCGACCTCGACCAACGACTCGCCGGCGCGGCCGAGGGCGAGGAGCAGTTCGGCGTGCTCGAGCGGCTGCGCGACGAGGAGCTCCTGCGCATCGGCCTGCATGACATCGCCGGCGATCTGAGCGCCGAGGAGGTCTGGTCTCAGCTGAGTGAGCTCGCGGAGCTGGTGCTGCGCCGACTCTATCCACTCGTCCTCGCCGATCTGGTGCGCAGGCATGGCTGGCCGCGCGACGCTGCGGGGCTGCGCGGGGAGCTGGTGGTGATCGGGCTGGGCAAGCTCGGCGGCCGCGAGATGAGCTATGGCTCGGACCTCGACCTGATCTTCATTCACTCGGGCGGGGGCCAGACGGATGGGCTGAAGCCGCTCGACAACGCCGAGGTCTTCGCCCGGGTGGCGCAGCGCCTGATTCGTGCGCTGACGACGGCCTTCGTGCGCGGCAGCCTCTATCGGGTGGATACGCGGCTACGCCCCTCGGGCAGCAAGGGCACGCTGGTGACCTCGTTGGCGGGGTTCGAGAGCTACCACTGCCGAGCGCAGCTCTGGGAGCGCCAGGTGCTGATCAAGGCGCGCGCGGTGGCCGGCGACGCAGCGCTGGGCGAAACCGTCGAGCGGTGGATCGCGGACTACGTGTATCGGGGCGATCTCGCGCCGGCGTTGCTGCGCGGCGAGATCGCGCGCCTGCGCGCTCGCATCGAGCACGAGCTGGCGGAGGAGGACGAGACCGCCTACAACCTCAAGCTCGGCCGCGGCGGCCTACTCGACGTCGAGTTCGTCGCCCAGTACCTGCAGCTCTGCCATGGCGCGCGCTTCGCGGCGCTGCGCACGCCCTCGACGCTCGAGGCGCTGCAGGTGATCGAGCAGCAGCGCCTCTTGCCGCCGGCGGTCGTGGGGCAGTTGATTGCGGGCTATCGCTTCTTGCGCCGCGTCGAAGGGCGCCTGCGTATCGTGCACGGACGCTCCGCGGAGAAGCTTCCCTTGCGCGCCGCCGAGGTCGACCTGGTGGCGCGGCGGCTGGGCTACCGGCGTCAAGCTGAGGTCAGCGCTGGCGCCCAGCTGCTCGAGGCCTATCTGCAGCAGACGCTGGCGATCCGCGCGGTCTACGAGCAGGTGCTGGGCAGCGACGGGCGCGGGCGCTGA